Proteins encoded together in one Benincasa hispida cultivar B227 chromosome 1, ASM972705v1, whole genome shotgun sequence window:
- the LOC120077347 gene encoding ribosomal protein S13, mitochondrial, which produces MSYISGARSVPDKQVRIASTKIDGIGPKKAIQVRYRLGISGNIKIKELTKYQIDQIEQMIGQDHIVHWELKRGERADIERFISISCYRGIRHQDGLPLRGQRTHTNARTCRKRIRK; this is translated from the coding sequence ATGTCATATATTTCAGGAGCAAGATCAGTTCCCGATAAACAAGTCAGAATTGCCTCAACAAAAATTGATGGAATTGGACCTAAAAAAGCCATTCAGGTTCGTTATCGATTAGGTATCAGTGGGAACATAAAGATCAAAGAGTTAACTAAGTATCAGATCGACCAAATTGAACAAATGATAGGTCAAGATCATATTGTTCATTGGGAATTGAAGAGGGGAGAACGAGCAGACATCGAACGATTCATTTCGATTTCTTGTTATCGTGGAATTCGTCATCAAGATGGATTGCCCTTACGCGGTCAACGAACTCATACTAATGCTAGGAC